The following coding sequences lie in one Myxococcus xanthus genomic window:
- a CDS encoding transposase yields MWCVPELDAQYIIERMEDVLELYARPVCPAEPVVCFDERPVQLMEWVRPASPACPGREARQDYAYFRCGTANLFCAVEPKAGWHFVKATANRKSEAFTEALQDRANHYPAQKPSIWCSTTSAPTPAAHWRYDMGCAQDVDSGAASPCIIREGSQGVVTSLAARCICLLFRGASRKEREIHLTGATPHVQRRLHVPCTI; encoded by the coding sequence ATGTGGTGCGTGCCCGAATTGGACGCTCAGTACATCATCGAGCGCATGGAGGACGTGCTGGAGTTGTACGCGCGGCCAGTGTGCCCGGCTGAACCCGTCGTCTGCTTCGATGAGAGGCCCGTGCAGCTGATGGAGTGGGTACGTCCTGCTTCACCTGCTTGCCCCGGACGAGAAGCTCGTCAGGATTACGCCTACTTTCGTTGTGGCACCGCCAATCTCTTCTGCGCGGTGGAACCAAAGGCGGGCTGGCACTTCGTGAAGGCGACGGCCAACAGAAAGAGCGAGGCGTTTACGGAAGCACTTCAGGATCGTGCCAATCACTACCCGGCGCAGAAGCCATCCATTTGGTGCTCGACAACCTCAGCACCCACTCCTGCCGCGCATTGGAGATACGATATGGGGTGCGCGCAGGACGTCGACTCTGGCGCCGCTTCACCGTGCATTATCCGAGAAGGGAGCCAGGGTGTAGTCACGTCACTGGCAGCCCGCTGCATCTGCCTACTCTTTCGAGGAGCATCACGCAAAGAGCGGGAGATCCACTTGACGGGGGCAACCCCTCATGTCCAACGGCGGCTTCATGTGCCTTGCACCATCTGA
- a CDS encoding transposase: MEDVLELYARPVCPAEPVVCFDERPVQLMEWVRPASPACPGREARQDYAYFRCGTANLFCAVEPKAGWHFVKATANRKSEAFTEALQDRANHYPAQKPSIWCSTTSAPTPAAHWRYDMGCAQDVDSGAASPCSARQLAQSSGSREFPAITSVPG; this comes from the coding sequence ATGGAGGACGTGCTGGAGTTGTACGCGCGGCCAGTGTGCCCGGCTGAACCCGTCGTCTGCTTCGATGAGAGGCCCGTGCAGCTGATGGAGTGGGTACGTCCTGCTTCACCTGCTTGCCCCGGACGAGAAGCTCGTCAGGATTACGCCTACTTTCGTTGTGGCACCGCCAATCTCTTCTGCGCGGTGGAACCAAAGGCGGGCTGGCACTTCGTGAAGGCGACGGCCAACAGAAAGAGCGAGGCGTTTACGGAAGCACTTCAGGATCGTGCCAATCACTACCCGGCGCAGAAGCCATCCATTTGGTGCTCGACAACCTCAGCACCCACTCCTGCCGCGCATTGGAGATACGATATGGGGTGCGCGCAGGACGTCGACTCTGGCGCCGCTTCACCGTGCAGTGCACGGCAGTTGGCTCAATCAAGCGGAAGTAGAGAATTCCCTGCTATCACGTCAGTGCCTGGGTAA
- a CDS encoding Do family serine endopeptidase, whose translation MACSLPSRRFLSALVLLPAATLGACGQAIGTASAASPAPTAQVAAAVPAQAAPPIQKALFNPAVAGSQGGITSLAPLVDAVKGAVVNVEVRARPRRSAAMQRLPPGMAERFGLPPGFGGEGNGPARQGAGSGFIIDASGIVLTNNHVVEDADQVRVKLDDGRAFDAEVMGRDPLTDVALLKLKGAPGNLPAVPLGDSDALRVGDAVMAIGNPFGLASSVSAGILSARARDIQAGPYDEFLQTDAAINPGNSGGPLFNMQGEVVGMNTAIVGGATGIGFAVPSKLIQALLPQLKETGVVRRGWLGLAVQDLTPDLARALGLEAMKGAVVAGVNRGSPGERAGLREEDVITSVNGKPVESAGGLTRAVALLQPDSRVKVDLLRGGKAQSMDVTLGTRPAQNGEQEVLPRNASASAPRRLGVQLSDTRDGGAQVVAVEPGSPAERGGLVPGMVLVQVGDQKIASVSDAAQALTSAKPGAALLLRVRMPGSESTLLRAVEVPEL comes from the coding sequence ATGGCCTGCTCGCTCCCCTCCCGCCGCTTCCTCAGTGCACTGGTCCTTCTTCCCGCCGCGACGCTTGGCGCCTGTGGCCAAGCCATTGGCACCGCGTCCGCGGCGTCGCCCGCTCCTACCGCCCAGGTCGCCGCCGCTGTTCCGGCGCAGGCGGCGCCGCCCATCCAGAAGGCGCTCTTCAATCCGGCCGTGGCCGGAAGCCAGGGCGGCATCACCTCGCTGGCGCCGCTGGTGGACGCAGTGAAGGGCGCGGTGGTCAACGTGGAGGTGCGCGCGCGGCCCCGCAGGTCAGCCGCCATGCAGCGCCTGCCACCCGGCATGGCGGAGCGCTTCGGCTTGCCGCCCGGGTTCGGCGGCGAAGGCAACGGCCCGGCGCGCCAGGGCGCGGGCTCCGGCTTCATCATCGACGCCTCCGGCATCGTCCTCACCAACAACCACGTGGTGGAGGACGCCGACCAGGTGCGCGTGAAGCTGGATGACGGACGTGCCTTCGACGCGGAGGTGATGGGCCGCGACCCGCTCACCGACGTGGCCCTGCTGAAGCTGAAGGGGGCGCCGGGCAACCTGCCGGCGGTGCCGCTGGGGGACTCGGACGCGCTGCGCGTGGGCGACGCCGTCATGGCCATTGGCAATCCCTTCGGCCTGGCGTCCAGCGTGAGCGCGGGCATCCTCTCCGCGCGGGCCCGCGACATCCAGGCGGGCCCCTATGACGAATTCCTCCAGACGGACGCCGCCATCAACCCCGGCAACTCCGGCGGGCCGCTCTTCAACATGCAGGGCGAGGTGGTGGGCATGAACACCGCCATCGTCGGCGGCGCCACGGGCATCGGCTTCGCGGTGCCCAGCAAGCTCATCCAGGCGCTGCTGCCGCAGCTCAAGGAGACGGGCGTGGTGCGTCGCGGCTGGCTGGGCCTGGCCGTACAGGACCTCACGCCGGACCTGGCGCGGGCGCTGGGCCTGGAAGCGATGAAGGGCGCGGTGGTGGCAGGCGTCAACCGAGGCAGCCCGGGCGAGCGCGCCGGCCTGCGCGAGGAGGACGTCATCACCTCCGTGAACGGCAAGCCGGTGGAGTCCGCGGGCGGGCTGACGCGCGCCGTGGCCCTGCTCCAGCCCGACAGCCGCGTGAAGGTGGACCTGCTGCGCGGTGGCAAGGCGCAGTCAATGGACGTCACCCTGGGCACGCGGCCCGCGCAGAATGGCGAGCAAGAGGTGCTTCCGCGCAACGCGTCCGCCTCCGCGCCGAGGCGGCTGGGCGTGCAGCTGTCGGACACGCGGGACGGCGGCGCGCAGGTGGTGGCCGTGGAGCCGGGCAGCCCCGCCGAGCGCGGCGGACTGGTGCCGGGCATGGTGCTGGTCCAGGTGGGCGACCAGAAAATCGCCAGCGTGTCGGACGCCGCCCAGGCGCTGACGTCCGCGAAGCCCGGCGCCGCGCTGCTCCTGCGCGTGCGCATGCCGGGTTCGGAGTCCACGCTGCTGCGCGCGGTGGAAGTCCCGGAACTATAA
- a CDS encoding response regulator has protein sequence MGPDEVTAVSDEVREWPRSTREWVSRRSAPRILLGEDQPEMRSLLRRALSRRGYDVVEAPDGPGLVKALVDGLLAQQTQVPDLIVTDVRMPGFSGIEVLARLRREGWTTPVILITAFGDAQLHQEAELLGAARVLNKPFAMEDLCEAVETLVPPPR, from the coding sequence ATGGGGCCAGACGAAGTCACGGCGGTCAGCGACGAGGTGCGGGAGTGGCCGCGGTCGACGCGTGAGTGGGTGTCGCGCCGCAGCGCTCCGCGCATCCTCCTGGGGGAGGACCAACCGGAGATGCGCAGCCTGCTGCGGCGGGCACTGTCCCGGCGCGGGTATGACGTCGTGGAGGCCCCGGACGGCCCGGGGTTGGTCAAGGCGCTGGTGGACGGACTGCTCGCGCAGCAGACGCAGGTCCCCGACCTCATCGTCACCGACGTGCGCATGCCCGGCTTCTCGGGCATCGAGGTGCTGGCCCGCTTGCGCCGCGAGGGCTGGACGACGCCCGTCATCCTCATCACCGCCTTCGGCGATGCGCAGCTCCACCAGGAAGCGGAGTTGCTCGGCGCGGCACGCGTGCTCAACAAGCCCTTCGCCATGGAGGATTTGTGCGAGGCGGTGGAGACGCTGGTGCCGCCTCCGCGCTGA
- a CDS encoding glutaminyl-peptide cyclotransferase has product MRIPSSLLSLLALGVACHCSPTNRPVPDAGGGVQEPVRRVAHIIREYPHATNAFTQGLVFHQGHLFESTGHQGTLRQLSLESAQPVWMERLGNIFAEGLASDGERLYQITWTEGLLFTWSGMPPQRERTTRYSGEGWGLCYWDGKLVRSDGGTMLTFHEPDGFALLGAVQVKLRGQPVELINELECANGVIYANIWHSSDVLEIDPATGTVVGVIDASALTRAVAGQVTNPEAVLNGIAVEPGSGRIFMTGKLWPRIFEVRLAVVD; this is encoded by the coding sequence ATGCGGATTCCATCCTCGCTGCTGTCCTTGCTCGCGCTGGGTGTGGCGTGCCATTGCAGCCCCACGAACCGGCCGGTGCCGGATGCGGGAGGCGGCGTGCAGGAACCCGTGCGGCGCGTGGCGCACATCATCCGTGAGTATCCCCACGCGACGAATGCCTTCACCCAGGGACTGGTGTTCCACCAGGGGCATCTCTTCGAGAGCACCGGGCACCAGGGGACGCTGCGGCAGCTGTCGCTGGAGAGCGCGCAGCCGGTGTGGATGGAGCGGCTGGGGAACATCTTCGCGGAGGGCCTGGCCAGCGATGGCGAGCGCCTGTACCAGATTACCTGGACCGAAGGACTGCTCTTCACCTGGAGCGGCATGCCGCCGCAGCGCGAGCGGACCACGCGCTACTCGGGGGAAGGCTGGGGCCTCTGCTACTGGGACGGGAAGCTGGTGCGCAGCGATGGCGGCACCATGCTCACCTTCCACGAGCCCGACGGCTTCGCCCTGCTGGGCGCGGTGCAGGTGAAGCTGCGCGGCCAGCCGGTGGAGCTCATCAACGAGCTGGAGTGCGCCAACGGCGTCATCTACGCCAACATCTGGCACAGCTCGGATGTGCTGGAAATCGACCCCGCCACGGGCACGGTGGTGGGCGTCATCGACGCGTCGGCGCTGACGCGCGCGGTGGCGGGGCAGGTGACCAACCCCGAGGCGGTGCTCAACGGCATCGCCGTGGAGCCAGGCTCGGGCCGCATCTTCATGACGGGCAAGCTGTGGCCCCGCATCTTCGAGGTGCGTCTGGCCGTGGTGGACTGA
- a CDS encoding sigma-54-dependent transcriptional regulator, which produces MPGRVLVVEDEREMRAMLEKGLTRRGFTPVALPSADEALVRLAAEDFDVVLTDLRMPGMDGLALCERIALNRPDIPVVVVTAFGSLETAVAAIRAGAYDFVTKPIDVDALVLVLERAVQHRALREEVRRLRQELGRREDSGTVVGESPAMKQAYALIDRVADLDSTVLITGESGTGKEVAARAVHTRGRRKDGPFVAINCAAMPEALLESELFGHAKGAFTDAKAARTGLFVQANGGTLFLDEVGELPLTLQPKLLRALQERTVRPVGGDTEVPFDARIVAATNRDLELAVEEDRFREDLYYRLNVIGVELPPLRARGNDVLALSQRFIEQFASRTGKRVLGLSPAAAQRLLAYGWPGNVRELQNCLERAVALTSFEEITVDDLPERVRNYSQPRVVPETQDASELVTLEQLERRYIHRVLEAVGGSRTLAARILGVDRKTLYRKLERDDDTRKG; this is translated from the coding sequence ATGCCAGGCCGCGTCCTAGTCGTCGAGGACGAGCGCGAGATGCGCGCGATGTTGGAGAAGGGGCTCACGCGCCGGGGCTTCACGCCCGTGGCGCTTCCGTCCGCGGACGAGGCCCTGGTGCGGCTGGCCGCCGAGGACTTCGACGTCGTGCTCACCGACCTGCGCATGCCCGGCATGGACGGCCTGGCATTGTGCGAGCGCATCGCCCTCAACCGCCCGGACATCCCCGTGGTGGTGGTGACGGCCTTCGGCAGCCTGGAGACGGCGGTGGCCGCCATCCGCGCCGGCGCGTACGACTTCGTCACCAAGCCCATCGACGTGGACGCGCTGGTGCTGGTGCTGGAGCGCGCCGTGCAGCACCGCGCCCTCCGGGAAGAGGTGCGCAGGCTGCGCCAGGAGCTGGGCCGGCGCGAGGACAGCGGCACCGTGGTGGGTGAGAGCCCCGCCATGAAGCAGGCCTACGCGCTCATCGACCGCGTGGCGGACCTGGACTCCACGGTGCTGATTACCGGCGAGAGCGGCACCGGCAAGGAGGTGGCGGCCCGGGCCGTCCACACGCGCGGGCGCCGCAAGGACGGGCCCTTCGTCGCCATCAACTGCGCGGCCATGCCGGAGGCCCTGCTGGAGAGCGAGCTGTTCGGCCACGCCAAGGGCGCCTTCACCGACGCCAAGGCCGCCCGCACCGGCCTGTTCGTCCAGGCCAACGGCGGCACCCTCTTCCTGGACGAGGTGGGAGAGTTGCCCCTCACCCTCCAGCCCAAGCTGCTGCGCGCCCTGCAGGAGCGCACGGTGCGCCCGGTGGGCGGCGACACGGAGGTGCCCTTCGACGCGCGCATCGTCGCCGCCACCAACCGCGACCTGGAGCTGGCCGTGGAGGAGGACCGCTTCCGCGAGGACCTCTACTACCGGCTCAACGTCATCGGCGTGGAGCTGCCGCCGCTGCGTGCGCGCGGCAATGACGTGCTGGCCCTGTCCCAGCGCTTCATCGAGCAGTTCGCCTCGCGCACCGGGAAGCGGGTGCTGGGCCTGTCCCCCGCGGCGGCCCAGCGGCTGCTCGCCTACGGCTGGCCGGGCAACGTGCGCGAGCTGCAGAACTGCCTGGAGCGCGCGGTGGCGCTCACCTCCTTCGAGGAAATCACCGTGGACGACCTGCCCGAGCGCGTCCGCAACTACAGCCAGCCGCGCGTGGTGCCGGAGACGCAGGACGCCTCGGAGCTGGTGACGTTGGAGCAACTGGAGCGGCGATACATCCACCGCGTTCTGGAGGCGGTGGGCGGAAGCCGCACGCTGGCGGCGCGCATCCTGGGCGTCGACCGCAAGACGCTGTACCGCAAGCTGGAGCGCGACGACGACACGCGCAAGGGCTGA
- a CDS encoding sensor histidine kinase — MRLARKFTLALVLLAIAVMAGLQYVQVRRELERSALDMQHDHRLLGHTLAGSIGKAWQLAGEREALTLLHQANRFQEQVHLRWVWLDGGPGTPALTGFPPRLLATLLQGKDGSMVDPAVDPGLLHSYTPVLIGGRLGAIEITESLGEQQKYVNTVVMGTFAATAAMAIGFIVAAMAMGRRLVGEPVDQLVSLAHRIGEGDLTARVPLPQRRGDELTTLAGAMNRMGEQLEETRSRLATETAARLSAVDHLRHADRLTTVGKLASGVAHELGTPLNVVMGRAKMISSGEAEGEEVGECAQIISQQAQHMTAIIRQLLDFARRRKPHRAPEDVQGLVERTLSLLRSMAARNSVTLETDIPAGLTVEVDAGQVQQVLTNLVMNGVQAMKQPGTVRVRAAHTRSTPPPDVGGPEADYVRLDVEDEGQGIPEDVLSHVFEPFFTTKDVGEGTGLGLSVSYGLMLEHGGWIAVRSEPGRGSCFSIYLPRGEDTCQAAS, encoded by the coding sequence GTGAGACTCGCCCGCAAGTTCACCCTCGCCCTCGTCCTGCTCGCCATCGCCGTCATGGCGGGCTTGCAGTACGTCCAGGTCCGCCGCGAGCTCGAGCGCTCCGCCCTGGACATGCAGCATGACCACCGGCTGCTCGGCCACACGCTCGCTGGCTCCATCGGCAAGGCGTGGCAGCTGGCCGGGGAGCGCGAGGCGCTCACCCTGCTCCACCAGGCCAACCGCTTCCAGGAGCAGGTCCACCTGCGCTGGGTGTGGCTGGATGGCGGCCCCGGCACCCCGGCCCTCACCGGCTTCCCACCGCGCCTGCTCGCGACCCTGCTCCAGGGCAAGGACGGCTCCATGGTGGACCCCGCCGTGGACCCCGGCCTGCTGCATTCGTACACGCCGGTGCTCATCGGCGGCCGGCTGGGCGCCATCGAAATCACCGAGTCGCTGGGCGAACAGCAGAAGTACGTCAACACCGTGGTCATGGGCACCTTCGCCGCCACCGCCGCCATGGCCATTGGATTCATCGTGGCCGCCATGGCCATGGGCCGCCGGCTGGTGGGCGAGCCGGTGGACCAGCTCGTGTCCCTGGCCCACCGCATCGGCGAGGGGGACCTCACCGCCCGCGTGCCACTCCCGCAGCGCCGCGGCGACGAGCTCACCACGCTGGCCGGCGCCATGAACCGCATGGGCGAGCAACTGGAGGAGACGCGCTCGCGCCTCGCCACGGAGACGGCCGCGCGCCTGTCCGCCGTGGACCACCTGCGACACGCGGACCGGCTCACCACCGTGGGCAAGCTGGCCTCCGGCGTGGCGCATGAGCTGGGCACCCCGCTCAACGTCGTCATGGGCCGGGCGAAGATGATTTCCTCCGGCGAGGCGGAGGGCGAGGAAGTGGGCGAGTGCGCGCAAATCATCTCGCAGCAGGCCCAGCACATGACGGCCATCATCCGTCAGCTCCTCGACTTCGCGCGGCGGAGGAAGCCGCACCGCGCGCCGGAAGACGTGCAGGGCCTGGTCGAACGCACCCTGTCACTGCTGCGCTCCATGGCGGCGCGAAACAGCGTCACGCTGGAGACGGACATCCCCGCGGGACTCACGGTGGAAGTGGACGCGGGCCAGGTGCAGCAGGTGCTCACCAACCTGGTGATGAACGGCGTGCAGGCCATGAAGCAGCCGGGCACGGTGCGCGTGCGCGCGGCCCACACCCGGAGCACCCCGCCCCCGGACGTGGGCGGGCCCGAGGCGGACTACGTGCGCCTGGACGTGGAGGACGAGGGCCAGGGCATCCCCGAGGACGTGCTGTCCCACGTCTTCGAGCCCTTCTTCACCACCAAGGACGTGGGCGAGGGCACCGGACTGGGCTTGTCTGTCTCCTATGGGCTCATGCTGGAGCATGGCGGCTGGATTGCCGTGCGCAGCGAGCCCGGACGCGGTAGCTGCTTCTCCATCTACCTGCCAAGGGGTGAGGACACATGCCAGGCCGCGTCCTAG
- a CDS encoding mucoidy inhibitor MuiA family protein produces MPALPLTLWALVAAAKVSTVVVYPDRAQVTREETVTCTGPTRARFEAVPLSAVADSLRAHADSATVEGLITDEHSREDAHREERTRLEARRDALLRERAALGDAAARANDLQTLASGYTDVAVYRVTHEMTNAKPDTRAWAAAFDSAMAVRRRAMTEDQDAMARQRVMEKQLAEVDTELEKLRTASEQRERHVEVRLSCPRGTRARVALTYLMGNASWTPSYEARANDSTRTVELTTLATVRQSTGEDWSDAKLVLSTAQPQRDATLPEIQPLYVLAEERPKERQVLVRRDEQPQHANAGGTATATVSKGLEAVPQGLSVQFAAQARVSIPGDGHAVRIQVAQTRLKAAFHWRTIPKLHPVVFRVARLNNAAAFPLLPGAVDLYRGTGFIGRQTLEHVAQGAPFELTFGVEEGLRVERRVVEELQRPKGLFKDTQRFRYAYQFTLNNLRAHPEEVELSEHFPVSELEDVKVALEPETTAGYTLQSNDGIATWKVKLAPGEKRTLDFAFHVDAPSHYETKGL; encoded by the coding sequence ATGCCTGCCCTACCTCTGACGCTGTGGGCGCTCGTCGCGGCCGCCAAGGTGTCTACTGTCGTGGTGTATCCGGACCGTGCGCAGGTCACGCGGGAAGAGACCGTGACCTGCACAGGTCCCACACGTGCCCGATTCGAGGCCGTTCCCCTCTCCGCCGTGGCAGACAGCCTCCGGGCCCACGCCGACAGTGCCACGGTGGAAGGGCTCATCACCGATGAACACTCGCGCGAGGACGCCCATCGCGAAGAGCGCACCCGGCTGGAGGCACGCCGAGACGCACTGCTGCGTGAGCGGGCCGCCCTGGGCGACGCGGCGGCGCGAGCGAACGACCTCCAGACACTCGCGAGCGGATACACAGACGTCGCCGTGTACCGCGTCACCCATGAGATGACGAACGCGAAGCCCGACACGCGCGCGTGGGCGGCCGCCTTCGACTCGGCCATGGCCGTGAGGCGGCGCGCGATGACCGAGGACCAGGACGCCATGGCCAGACAGCGCGTGATGGAGAAACAGCTCGCCGAGGTAGACACCGAACTGGAGAAACTCCGAACCGCCTCCGAACAACGAGAGCGCCACGTCGAGGTGCGACTCTCCTGCCCCCGAGGCACCCGGGCCCGCGTGGCGCTGACGTACCTGATGGGGAACGCCAGCTGGACGCCCTCCTACGAGGCTCGTGCGAACGACAGTACCCGGACGGTGGAGTTGACGACGCTGGCCACGGTGCGCCAATCCACCGGAGAGGACTGGTCGGACGCGAAGCTGGTGCTGTCCACCGCGCAGCCGCAGCGGGACGCCACCCTTCCAGAAATCCAGCCGCTGTATGTCCTGGCGGAAGAACGGCCGAAGGAGCGTCAGGTGCTTGTGCGCCGCGACGAGCAGCCACAGCACGCCAACGCTGGCGGCACCGCCACGGCGACGGTCTCGAAGGGACTCGAAGCCGTCCCCCAGGGTCTGTCCGTGCAGTTCGCGGCACAAGCGCGAGTGAGCATCCCCGGCGATGGCCATGCCGTGCGGATACAGGTGGCGCAGACCCGGCTCAAGGCCGCGTTCCACTGGCGCACCATCCCCAAGCTGCACCCCGTCGTCTTCCGCGTGGCCCGCTTGAACAACGCCGCCGCGTTCCCGCTGCTGCCAGGTGCTGTGGACCTCTACCGGGGAACAGGCTTCATCGGGCGACAGACACTGGAACACGTGGCGCAAGGCGCCCCCTTCGAGCTGACCTTCGGCGTGGAGGAAGGCCTGCGCGTGGAGCGCCGCGTGGTGGAGGAACTCCAGCGCCCCAAGGGCCTGTTCAAGGACACGCAGCGCTTCCGGTACGCCTACCAGTTCACGCTGAACAACCTCCGCGCGCACCCGGAAGAAGTGGAGCTCTCCGAGCACTTCCCCGTGTCTGAGCTGGAGGACGTGAAGGTGGCCCTGGAGCCCGAGACAACCGCCGGCTACACGCTCCAGTCAAACGACGGCATCGCGACCTGGAAGGTGAAACTGGCCCCGGGCGAAAAACGCACCCTGGACTTCGCCTTCCACGTCGACGCCCCGTCCCACTACGAAACGAAGGGGCTTTGA
- a CDS encoding mucoidy inhibitor MuiA family protein, with translation MLILGLGLMAVGVLGATLDAPVTSVTVYSDQAQVVRSGSLTVSGSRRVTFPQLPKNVDTDSIRVEAEGAEVSHVDVRIVKGESFSHDEARKLIASMEEIDAALARITAERNVHHAQIEALRRVRPSAQSDSEAARAQTPPTTWNAAVSFLVDNVARMEARMRELEAQSATLQKEQQQYKERATMLGKTFGEPGVEVTATLTGKGATEVALTYLATSARWYPHYELQFQPETQRMQMAFYGRVSQETGEDWESARLTLSTALPANAMELPKLSTWKLGIRERFIPTPRPHEESVQPAPDASNTPSQTTASAEEMLRSQLLRLAGERGLTQPAASKPQVTAQREQGGLGAIRGTIIDAQSRQTLSDVVVTATSSSSEAEHVTVTDAKGEYLLPRLPSGAYTVRYEREGYKPYARNSIQLRSSRTLRVNAELLPDSLNEAIEIVGRPPTIDVGSTTMGVNIDQEFIKRIPVANRDGSIQRSMSLTPPPGWRPPIFAPESPVAAAGGYNLTFSSQHPETLLSNKGERSLPLVSESWPVQVERKIFPALSPNTYLVATLQGPSRNVFPGGDASLFVGADPAGTATLTTIVPGESFTLPLGIDRAVRSARDVRLVESEKGFISKDEVGTYEVTIEVPNPYPFPLAVSVVDQLPLNKDGKVEVALVRAGPSPQFDKGTGKLQWDVVVPPSSKSTVSFQYTLSRPKGWRLYQKYQN, from the coding sequence ATGCTCATCCTCGGACTCGGGTTGATGGCCGTGGGCGTGTTGGGGGCGACGCTCGATGCGCCCGTCACGTCTGTCACGGTCTACAGCGACCAGGCGCAGGTGGTTCGCTCCGGCAGCCTCACGGTTTCCGGCTCGCGGCGAGTGACGTTTCCCCAGCTGCCCAAGAACGTGGATACGGACTCCATCCGCGTCGAAGCCGAGGGCGCGGAGGTGTCCCACGTCGACGTGCGCATCGTGAAGGGAGAGTCCTTCTCCCATGACGAAGCCCGGAAGCTCATCGCGAGCATGGAGGAAATTGACGCGGCGCTCGCTCGCATCACGGCTGAACGAAACGTCCACCATGCGCAGATTGAAGCGCTCCGGCGGGTTCGTCCCTCGGCGCAGTCCGACAGCGAAGCCGCGCGCGCCCAGACTCCGCCCACCACCTGGAACGCCGCAGTGTCCTTCCTCGTGGACAACGTGGCCCGGATGGAGGCCCGGATGCGAGAACTGGAGGCGCAATCCGCGACGCTCCAGAAGGAACAGCAGCAGTACAAGGAGCGCGCCACGATGTTGGGCAAGACGTTCGGCGAGCCCGGTGTCGAAGTGACCGCCACGCTCACAGGCAAAGGCGCCACGGAGGTGGCGCTGACGTACCTCGCCACCAGTGCCCGCTGGTATCCCCACTATGAGTTGCAGTTCCAACCCGAGACGCAGCGGATGCAGATGGCCTTCTACGGCCGCGTGAGCCAGGAGACGGGCGAGGATTGGGAGAGCGCACGGCTCACGCTCAGCACCGCCCTGCCCGCCAACGCCATGGAGTTGCCCAAACTGAGCACCTGGAAGCTGGGCATTCGGGAGCGATTCATTCCCACGCCGCGTCCTCATGAAGAGTCCGTTCAACCCGCGCCGGACGCTTCGAACACCCCGTCCCAGACCACGGCCTCAGCCGAGGAAATGCTGCGCTCGCAGTTGCTGCGACTTGCCGGAGAGCGGGGCCTGACACAGCCCGCAGCCTCGAAGCCGCAGGTCACCGCGCAACGCGAACAAGGAGGACTGGGGGCCATCCGGGGTACCATCATCGACGCCCAGTCCCGGCAAACGCTCTCCGATGTGGTCGTCACCGCGACCTCCTCATCAAGTGAGGCGGAGCACGTGACGGTGACGGACGCCAAGGGTGAGTACCTCCTCCCCAGGCTCCCCTCCGGCGCCTACACCGTGCGGTACGAGCGTGAGGGGTACAAGCCCTATGCCCGCAACTCCATCCAGCTCCGCTCGAGCCGCACACTACGAGTCAATGCGGAGCTGCTTCCCGACTCTCTAAACGAAGCCATTGAAATTGTTGGCCGCCCGCCCACCATCGACGTCGGGTCCACGACCATGGGCGTCAACATCGATCAGGAGTTCATCAAGCGGATCCCGGTCGCCAATCGGGACGGCTCCATTCAGCGGTCGATGTCACTGACCCCACCGCCTGGCTGGCGCCCCCCCATCTTCGCCCCGGAGTCGCCAGTCGCTGCTGCGGGAGGCTACAACCTCACCTTCTCCTCACAGCACCCGGAAACCCTCCTCAGCAACAAGGGGGAACGCAGCCTCCCGCTGGTCTCCGAGTCCTGGCCCGTGCAGGTGGAGCGCAAGATATTCCCTGCGCTCTCGCCGAACACGTACCTCGTCGCAACGCTTCAGGGCCCATCCCGGAACGTGTTTCCAGGGGGGGATGCATCGCTCTTCGTGGGCGCCGACCCGGCCGGAACCGCGACGCTGACAACCATCGTTCCCGGGGAGTCCTTCACCCTGCCACTGGGCATCGACCGCGCGGTACGCAGCGCCCGGGACGTACGGCTCGTCGAGTCGGAGAAAGGCTTCATCTCCAAGGATGAGGTGGGCACGTACGAAGTCACCATCGAGGTTCCCAATCCCTACCCCTTCCCCCTGGCAGTGAGCGTGGTGGACCAGCTTCCGCTCAACAAAGACGGCAAAGTGGAGGTGGCGCTGGTCCGTGCCGGGCCCTCTCCCCAGTTCGACAAGGGAACGGGAAAGCTCCAGTGGGACGTGGTGGTGCCACCGTCCAGCAAGTCCACCGTCTCCTTCCAATACACCCTGAGCCGCCCCAAGGGCTGGCGTCTGTACCAGAAGTACCAGAACTAG